In Thauera aromatica K172, one DNA window encodes the following:
- the nusA gene encoding transcription termination factor NusA, producing MSREILLLVDALAREKNVARDIVFAALETALASATKKRIHDDADVVVSIDRETGDYTSRRRWLVMLDEDVANDEAEMGIIDAREVNPDIQLGDYVEEALEPIDFGRIGAQAAKQVILQRIRDAEREQVLNDFLERKEFLVSGSIKRMERGSAIIEVGRMEAVLPRDQQIPRENLRVGDRVKAFLLKIDRGARGPQLILSRTAPEFLMKLFELEVPEIEDGLLELKACARDPGLRAKIAVKSNDPRIDPIGTCVGLRGSRVTAVRNEIGGEQIDIIVWAADPAQFVVAALQPAEVVSIVVDEEAHAMDVVVDENNLAIAIGRNGQNVKLASELTGWTINLMSEQESAEKTAQEQQGLRKLFMEKLDVDEDIADILIEEGFSSLEEVAYVPLAEMLDIEAFDEDTVNELRNRARNVLLTEAIVTEEQLENVSDDLLNLEGMEKSLAATLAQKGIRTRDDLADLAVDELVELAGIDEERAKALISIARAHWFEE from the coding sequence ATGAGCCGCGAGATCCTGCTGCTTGTTGATGCGCTGGCACGCGAGAAGAACGTCGCCAGGGACATCGTTTTTGCCGCGCTCGAAACCGCGCTGGCCTCCGCCACCAAGAAGCGCATCCATGACGACGCCGACGTGGTGGTGTCGATCGACCGCGAGACCGGCGACTACACCTCGCGCCGGCGCTGGCTGGTGATGCTCGACGAAGACGTGGCCAACGACGAAGCCGAGATGGGCATCATCGATGCGCGCGAAGTCAATCCGGACATCCAGCTCGGCGACTATGTCGAGGAAGCGCTCGAGCCGATCGATTTCGGCCGCATCGGTGCGCAGGCGGCCAAGCAGGTGATCCTGCAGCGCATCCGCGATGCCGAGCGCGAGCAGGTCCTCAACGACTTCCTCGAGCGCAAGGAATTCCTCGTTTCCGGCTCGATCAAGCGCATGGAGCGTGGCAGCGCGATCATCGAAGTGGGGCGCATGGAAGCGGTCCTGCCGCGGGATCAGCAGATCCCGCGCGAGAACCTGCGCGTGGGCGACCGCGTCAAGGCCTTCCTGCTCAAGATCGATCGCGGCGCCCGCGGCCCGCAGCTGATCCTGTCGCGCACCGCTCCCGAATTCCTGATGAAGCTGTTCGAGCTCGAAGTCCCCGAAATCGAGGATGGCCTGCTCGAGCTCAAGGCCTGCGCCCGCGACCCTGGGCTGCGCGCCAAGATCGCAGTGAAGTCGAACGACCCGCGCATCGACCCGATCGGCACCTGCGTCGGCCTGCGCGGTTCGCGTGTCACCGCGGTGCGCAACGAGATCGGCGGCGAGCAGATCGACATCATCGTGTGGGCAGCCGATCCGGCCCAGTTCGTGGTTGCCGCGCTGCAGCCGGCCGAAGTGGTGTCGATCGTCGTCGATGAGGAAGCGCACGCGATGGACGTCGTCGTCGACGAGAACAACCTCGCGATCGCCATCGGGCGCAACGGCCAGAACGTCAAGCTCGCTTCCGAACTGACCGGATGGACGATCAACCTGATGAGCGAGCAGGAGTCGGCCGAAAAGACCGCGCAGGAGCAGCAGGGGCTGCGCAAGCTGTTCATGGAAAAACTGGACGTCGACGAGGATATCGCCGACATCCTGATCGAGGAGGGCTTCTCCTCGCTCGAAGAGGTCGCTTACGTACCGCTGGCCGAGATGCTGGACATCGAGGCTTTCGACGAGGACACGGTGAACGAGCTGCGCAATCGCGCTCGGAACGTGTTGCTGACCGAGGCGATCGTCACCGAAGAGCAGCTGGAGAACGTCTCCGACGATCTGCTCAATCTCGAAGGCATGGAGAAATCCCTTGCCGCAACCCTGGCCCAGAAGGGCATTCGTACCCGTGACGACCTGGCCGACCTCGCGGTCGACGAACTGGTCGAACTGGCCGGGATCGACGAAGAAAGAGCCAAGGCGCTGATTTCCATTGCGCGCGCCCATTGGTTCGAAGAATGA
- the infB gene encoding translation initiation factor IF-2: MEQMSVTQFAGELKMPAAALLEQLKRAGVEKTGPTDLLTEQDKARLLEYLRRAHGDVQPKGKITLTRKQTSEIRATDSTGRARTVQVEVRKKRTFVKRDDLQGEAGAEASEAAAVSESVLAAAVAPEFPEEALEQAQAGVVAEVPAEAVAEVPVQSEVHVPAPVEAQAPAPAEAVTTEMVAAPEAAEPVPAEASASGNEAAAPVAELPQAAPTTTIVLTKPLPLSQILGDEEIAARKRDDERLRALKERQAADLRARQEREAAARAAAEARRAEEEARIRAEQQKKEEPAKPAKSTTGTLHRPAKTEDKPAASRDARRGAAAPAREADSGSKRRGGLKTRGEVGATTGSNWRGAGKGGGRHGRHQEDRSSFQAPTEPIVREVHVPETITVADLAHKMAVKATEVIKALMKMGSMVTINQVLDQETAMIVVEEMGHKALAAKLDDPDAFLEENEELKDAELLPRAPVVTVMGHVDHGKTSLLDYIRTAKVAAGEFGGITQHIGAYHVETARGMLTFLDTPGHEAFTAMRARGAKATDIVILVVAADDGVMPQTREAIHHAKAAGVPLVVAINKIDKPDANPERVTQELIAESVIPEAYGGDTMFVPVSAKKGTGIDELLEAVLLQAEVLELTAAVDIPAKGLIIEARLDKGRGPVASLLVQSGTLRKGDVLLAGATFGRIRAMLDENGKQIDEAGPSIPVEILGLSDVPAAGDEAIALVDEKKAREIALFRQGKFRDVKLAKQQAAKLESMFEQMGEGEVKTLALIIKADVQGSQEALVQSLQKLSTDEVRVNVIHAAVGAISESDVNLAQASGAVIIGFNTRADAGARKLAESFDVDIRYYNIIYDAVDEVKAALSGMLAPEKREEVTGLVEIRQVFTISRVGSIAGCYVLEGVVRRNSHIRLLRNHTVIWTGELESLKRFKDDVKEVKFGYECGLQLRNYNDIKEGDQLEVFEIKEVARTL; the protein is encoded by the coding sequence ATGGAACAAATGAGCGTGACCCAGTTTGCCGGCGAACTGAAAATGCCGGCCGCGGCGCTGCTCGAGCAGTTGAAGCGTGCGGGCGTGGAAAAAACCGGCCCCACCGATCTGCTCACCGAACAGGACAAGGCGAGGCTGCTCGAATACCTGCGCCGGGCGCATGGCGATGTCCAGCCCAAAGGCAAGATCACCCTGACGCGCAAGCAGACGAGCGAAATCCGCGCGACCGATTCGACCGGTCGCGCGCGCACGGTCCAGGTCGAAGTGCGCAAGAAGCGCACCTTCGTCAAACGCGATGATCTGCAAGGGGAAGCGGGCGCAGAAGCGAGCGAAGCGGCTGCCGTGTCTGAATCGGTGCTTGCCGCTGCAGTCGCACCGGAGTTCCCGGAGGAAGCGCTCGAGCAAGCGCAAGCCGGGGTGGTGGCCGAAGTGCCTGCGGAAGCCGTCGCCGAGGTTCCGGTGCAGTCCGAAGTCCACGTGCCAGCACCTGTCGAAGCTCAGGCGCCGGCCCCTGCCGAAGCGGTGACGACCGAAATGGTTGCCGCGCCCGAGGCCGCTGAACCGGTGCCGGCGGAAGCGTCCGCCAGCGGCAATGAAGCGGCTGCGCCGGTTGCCGAGCTGCCGCAGGCGGCACCGACGACGACCATCGTCCTGACCAAGCCCCTGCCGCTCAGTCAAATTCTCGGCGATGAAGAAATCGCCGCCCGCAAGCGCGATGACGAACGCCTGCGGGCCCTGAAGGAGCGCCAGGCGGCCGACCTGCGCGCACGCCAGGAACGTGAAGCGGCCGCGCGCGCGGCGGCCGAAGCCCGCCGCGCCGAAGAAGAAGCCCGCATCCGTGCCGAGCAGCAGAAAAAGGAAGAGCCCGCGAAGCCGGCCAAATCCACCACCGGCACCCTCCATCGACCGGCGAAGACCGAAGACAAACCGGCCGCCAGTCGCGACGCGCGGCGTGGTGCGGCGGCGCCGGCGCGCGAGGCCGACAGCGGCAGCAAGCGTCGCGGCGGCCTGAAAACGCGCGGCGAAGTGGGCGCGACCACGGGTAGCAACTGGCGCGGAGCGGGCAAGGGCGGCGGTCGTCACGGCCGCCATCAGGAAGATCGCTCGTCGTTCCAGGCGCCGACCGAACCGATCGTGCGCGAAGTCCATGTGCCCGAAACCATCACCGTCGCCGATCTCGCCCACAAGATGGCGGTGAAGGCGACCGAGGTCATCAAGGCGTTGATGAAGATGGGCTCGATGGTCACGATCAACCAGGTGCTCGACCAGGAGACCGCGATGATCGTGGTTGAGGAAATGGGTCACAAGGCGCTCGCCGCGAAGCTCGACGACCCCGACGCTTTCCTCGAGGAAAACGAGGAGCTCAAGGATGCCGAGCTGCTGCCGCGTGCGCCGGTGGTCACGGTCATGGGCCACGTCGACCACGGCAAGACTTCGCTGCTCGACTACATCCGGACGGCGAAGGTCGCGGCCGGTGAATTCGGCGGCATCACCCAGCACATCGGCGCGTATCACGTCGAGACCGCGCGCGGCATGCTGACCTTCCTCGACACTCCGGGCCACGAGGCGTTTACCGCGATGCGTGCCCGTGGCGCCAAGGCCACCGACATCGTCATCCTGGTGGTGGCGGCCGACGACGGCGTGATGCCGCAGACGCGCGAAGCCATCCACCACGCCAAGGCGGCGGGCGTGCCGCTGGTGGTGGCGATCAACAAGATCGACAAGCCCGACGCCAACCCCGAGCGCGTCACCCAGGAACTGATCGCCGAGTCGGTGATTCCCGAAGCCTACGGCGGTGACACGATGTTTGTGCCGGTGTCGGCGAAGAAGGGGACCGGCATCGACGAGCTGCTCGAAGCCGTTCTGCTGCAGGCCGAAGTGCTGGAGTTGACCGCCGCGGTCGACATTCCAGCGAAGGGCCTGATCATCGAGGCCCGCCTCGACAAGGGGCGCGGCCCGGTCGCTTCGCTGCTGGTGCAGTCGGGCACCCTGAGGAAGGGCGACGTGCTGCTCGCGGGCGCGACCTTCGGCCGCATCCGCGCCATGCTCGACGAGAACGGCAAGCAGATCGACGAGGCCGGCCCCTCGATTCCGGTCGAGATCCTCGGCCTGTCCGATGTCCCGGCGGCCGGTGACGAGGCGATCGCCCTCGTCGACGAGAAGAAGGCGCGCGAAATCGCGCTCTTCCGCCAGGGCAAGTTCCGCGACGTCAAGCTCGCCAAGCAGCAGGCGGCCAAGCTCGAGAGCATGTTCGAGCAGATGGGCGAAGGCGAGGTCAAGACCCTGGCGCTGATCATCAAGGCCGATGTCCAGGGCTCGCAGGAAGCCCTGGTGCAGTCGCTGCAGAAATTGTCCACCGACGAGGTACGGGTCAACGTGATCCACGCTGCGGTGGGGGCGATCTCCGAGTCGGACGTCAACCTCGCACAGGCCTCGGGCGCGGTCATCATCGGCTTCAACACCCGGGCCGATGCCGGTGCACGCAAGCTGGCCGAGAGCTTCGATGTCGATATCCGCTACTACAACATCATCTACGACGCAGTCGACGAGGTGAAGGCGGCGCTGTCCGGCATGCTCGCGCCCGAGAAGCGCGAGGAAGTCACCGGCCTGGTCGAGATCCGCCAGGTGTTCACGATTTCCAGGGTTGGCTCGATCGCCGGCTGCTACGTGCTGGAAGGGGTGGTGCGACGCAATTCGCATATCCGCCTGCTGCGCAACCACACCGTGATCTGGACCGGCGAGCTCGAGTCGCTGAAACGCTTCAAGGACGATGTCAAGGAAGTCAAGTTCGGCTACGAATGCGGCCTCCAGCTCAGGAACTACAACGACATCAAGGAAGGCGACCAGCTCGAGGTGTTCGAGATCAAGGAAGTGGCGAGGACGCTGTAG
- the rbfA gene encoding 30S ribosome-binding factor RbfA, giving the protein MPKEYSRSQRVVEQIRRELAELIRLEVKDPRVGFITLTDVEITPDYAHAKVFFTSMTGAGDVPEILQGLRRASGFLRRELGRRIRIHTIPELHFQYDRSVEEGARLSQLIDTVVREDEARHQDGAAPAPDSASDDDGKHA; this is encoded by the coding sequence ATGCCCAAGGAGTATTCCCGCAGTCAGCGCGTGGTCGAGCAGATCCGCCGCGAGCTGGCCGAGCTGATCCGGCTCGAAGTGAAGGATCCGCGCGTCGGCTTCATCACCCTGACCGATGTCGAGATCACGCCCGATTACGCCCACGCGAAGGTGTTCTTCACTTCGATGACCGGCGCCGGCGATGTCCCCGAAATCCTCCAGGGGCTGCGCCGCGCGAGCGGTTTCCTGCGCCGCGAGCTGGGTCGGCGGATCCGTATCCACACCATTCCCGAGCTCCATTTCCAGTACGATCGGTCGGTCGAGGAGGGCGCCCGCCTTTCGCAGCTGATCGACACGGTGGTCCGCGAGGACGAAGCGCGCCACCAGGACGGGGCCGCTCCGGCGCCGGACTCCGCCAGCGATGATGACGGCAAGCACGCCTGA
- the truB gene encoding tRNA pseudouridine(55) synthase TruB, with product MTASTPEAAATSRPRRPQRVQRKIVRRVVDGVLLLDKPQGLSSNAALQTARRLLGAAKAGHTGTLDPMASGLLPLTFGEATKFSQILLDADKTYEAVVQLGIETDSGDAEGAVVATRPVAVAGAQLEAVLACFRGEIEQIPPMYSALKRDGKALYEYARAGIEVERAPRRVCIHALDLLSFDADRFTLRVACSKGTYIRSLAMDIGTALGCGAHLCGLRRTAIGRFRVDEAVTLAQLEAAAEVERDRLLAPVDALVADFPALELDADAARGLLQGRVLSLATGTSGEAGKISRVYGPAGFLGLGQWQDDGRLAPRRLIATGDEPRAGA from the coding sequence ATGACGGCAAGCACGCCTGAGGCGGCCGCGACCTCGCGTCCGCGTCGACCGCAGCGGGTGCAGCGCAAGATCGTGCGCCGGGTGGTCGACGGCGTGCTGCTGCTCGACAAGCCGCAGGGGCTCAGCTCCAATGCCGCGCTGCAGACCGCGCGCCGCCTGCTCGGTGCGGCGAAGGCCGGCCATACCGGTACGCTCGACCCGATGGCGAGCGGACTGCTGCCGCTGACCTTCGGCGAAGCGACGAAGTTCTCGCAGATCCTGCTTGATGCCGACAAGACTTACGAGGCCGTTGTCCAGCTCGGCATCGAGACCGATTCGGGCGATGCCGAAGGTGCGGTTGTCGCCACCCGCCCGGTGGCGGTCGCGGGAGCGCAGCTCGAAGCCGTGCTCGCATGCTTTCGCGGTGAAATCGAGCAGATCCCTCCGATGTATTCCGCGCTCAAGCGCGACGGCAAGGCCTTGTACGAATACGCCCGGGCCGGCATCGAAGTCGAGCGTGCGCCGCGCCGGGTGTGCATCCATGCCCTCGATCTGCTCTCCTTCGATGCCGATCGGTTCACGCTTCGCGTTGCCTGCAGCAAGGGCACCTACATCCGCAGCCTGGCGATGGATATCGGCACCGCGCTCGGTTGCGGTGCCCACCTGTGCGGGTTGCGGCGCACCGCGATCGGCCGTTTCCGGGTCGATGAAGCGGTCACGCTGGCGCAGCTCGAAGCCGCGGCCGAAGTCGAGCGCGACCGCCTGCTCGCCCCGGTCGATGCGTTGGTGGCGGATTTCCCCGCGCTCGAACTCGATGCCGACGCCGCCCGCGGGCTGCTGCAGGGGCGCGTGCTGAGCCTGGCGACAGGCACTTCCGGCGAGGCCGGGAAAATATCGCGCGTGTATGGGCCTGCCGGTTTTCTCGGCCTCGGACAGTGGCAGGACGACGGCCGGCTCGCGCCGCGCCGCCTGATCGCGACCGGCGACGAGCCGCGTGCCGGTGCTTGA
- the rpsO gene encoding 30S ribosomal protein S15 has protein sequence MALDTASKSKIVSDFQRAQGDTGSPEVQVALLTARINGLAPHFKEHGKDHHSRRGLLKMVSQRRKLLDYLKGRNADSYRNLIERLGLRK, from the coding sequence ATGGCTCTTGATACCGCATCCAAGTCGAAGATCGTCTCCGACTTCCAGCGCGCCCAAGGCGACACCGGTTCGCCGGAAGTCCAGGTCGCGCTCCTGACCGCCCGCATCAACGGGCTCGCCCCCCACTTCAAGGAGCACGGTAAGGATCATCACTCCCGCCGCGGGCTGCTGAAGATGGTCAGCCAGCGCCGCAAGCTGCTGGATTACCTCAAGGGCCGCAACGCCGACAGCTATCGCAATCTGATCGAGCGTCTCGGCCTGCGCAAGTAA
- the pnp gene encoding polyribonucleotide nucleotidyltransferase → MPTAIKKTFAYGAHTVTLETGEVARQAGGAVIVNMDETVVLATVVGAKEARPGQDFFPLTVDYVEKFYAAGRIPGGFFKREGRPSEKEILTSRLIDRPIRPLFPEGFMNEVQVIVTVLSLNPEIDSDIPAMIGASAALAISGLPFNGPVGAARVGYLDGQYVLNPTATELQTSQMNLVVAGTHAAVLMVESEAKELPEDVMLGAVVFGHEQMQTAIRAINELVEVAGKPEWDWQAPPANASLIARVTELAKAEMEEAFRITSKQERSARLSEIRKRTMAQLVEGADAPPSINEIKDIFFTLEAGIVRSRILDGEPRIDGRDTRTVRPIEIRTGVLPRTHGSALFTRGETQALVIATLGTGRDEQIIDAIAGEYKERFLLHYNFPPFCTGETGRFGITKRREVGHGRLAKRSLVAMLPKPEEFSYTVRVVSEITESNGSSSMASVCGGSLAMMDAGVPLKNHVAGIAMGLIKEGNRFAVLTDILGDEDHLGDMDFKVAGTENGITGLQMDIKIQGITKEIMHAALEQAKEGRLHILGLMQRSLGSSRGEVSEYAPRMINMKINPEKIRDVIGKGGAVIRALQEETGTVIEIEDDGAIKISSVSAEGAQAAKAKIEAITAEVEIGKVYEGTVLRLLDFGAIVNIMPGRDGLLHVSQIANERVNNVSDYVKEGQVVRVKVLETDERGKIRLSMKALLSENA, encoded by the coding sequence TTGCCTACTGCAATCAAGAAAACATTCGCCTATGGGGCGCACACCGTCACCCTGGAAACCGGCGAAGTCGCCCGTCAGGCCGGTGGCGCCGTCATTGTCAACATGGACGAAACCGTGGTGCTGGCCACCGTGGTCGGTGCCAAGGAAGCCCGCCCGGGCCAGGATTTCTTTCCGCTCACCGTCGATTACGTCGAGAAGTTCTACGCCGCAGGGCGCATTCCCGGTGGCTTCTTCAAGCGTGAAGGGCGTCCGAGCGAGAAGGAAATCCTCACTTCGCGCCTGATCGACCGTCCGATCCGCCCGCTCTTCCCCGAAGGCTTCATGAATGAAGTCCAGGTCATCGTCACTGTGCTGTCGCTGAACCCGGAAATCGATTCCGACATTCCGGCGATGATCGGTGCTTCGGCCGCCCTGGCGATTTCCGGCCTGCCCTTCAATGGCCCGGTGGGCGCTGCCCGCGTCGGCTACCTCGACGGCCAGTACGTCCTCAATCCGACCGCGACCGAGCTGCAGACGAGCCAGATGAACCTGGTCGTGGCCGGCACCCACGCCGCGGTGCTGATGGTCGAGTCCGAAGCGAAGGAACTGCCCGAAGATGTCATGCTCGGTGCAGTGGTGTTCGGCCACGAGCAGATGCAGACCGCCATCCGTGCCATCAACGAACTGGTGGAAGTCGCCGGCAAGCCCGAGTGGGACTGGCAGGCCCCGCCCGCCAACGCATCGCTGATCGCCCGTGTCACCGAACTCGCCAAGGCCGAGATGGAAGAGGCTTTCCGCATCACCAGCAAGCAGGAGCGCTCGGCCCGCCTGTCCGAGATCCGCAAGCGCACGATGGCGCAACTGGTTGAAGGTGCCGACGCTCCGCCGTCGATCAACGAGATCAAGGACATCTTCTTCACCCTCGAAGCCGGCATCGTGCGCAGCCGCATCCTCGATGGTGAACCGCGCATCGACGGCCGCGACACGCGCACCGTACGTCCGATCGAAATCCGCACCGGCGTGCTGCCGCGCACCCATGGTTCGGCGCTGTTCACCCGTGGCGAGACCCAGGCCTTGGTCATCGCGACTCTGGGCACCGGCCGCGACGAGCAGATCATCGATGCGATCGCCGGTGAGTACAAGGAACGCTTCCTGCTGCATTACAACTTCCCGCCGTTCTGCACCGGCGAAACCGGTCGCTTCGGTATCACCAAGCGCCGCGAAGTCGGCCACGGCCGCCTCGCCAAGCGCTCGCTGGTGGCGATGCTGCCGAAGCCGGAAGAGTTCTCCTATACCGTGCGGGTGGTCTCCGAAATCACCGAGTCCAACGGCTCGAGCTCGATGGCCTCCGTTTGCGGCGGCTCTCTGGCGATGATGGATGCCGGCGTGCCGCTGAAAAACCACGTCGCCGGCATCGCCATGGGCTTGATCAAGGAAGGCAACCGCTTCGCGGTGCTGACCGACATCCTGGGCGACGAGGACCATCTCGGCGACATGGACTTCAAGGTTGCCGGCACCGAGAACGGCATCACCGGCCTGCAGATGGACATCAAGATCCAGGGCATCACCAAAGAAATCATGCATGCCGCGCTCGAGCAGGCCAAGGAAGGCCGTCTGCACATCCTCGGCTTGATGCAGCGCTCGCTGGGCAGCAGCCGTGGCGAGGTCTCGGAGTACGCGCCGCGCATGATCAACATGAAGATCAACCCGGAGAAGATCCGCGACGTGATCGGCAAGGGCGGCGCGGTGATCCGCGCGCTGCAGGAAGAGACCGGTACCGTGATCGAGATCGAGGACGACGGTGCGATCAAGATCTCCTCGGTCAGCGCCGAAGGTGCGCAGGCCGCGAAAGCCAAGATCGAAGCGATCACCGCCGAAGTCGAGATCGGCAAGGTCTATGAAGGTACGGTGCTGCGCCTGCTCGATTTCGGCGCAATCGTTAATATCATGCCGGGCCGCGACGGCCTGCTGCACGTTTCCCAGATCGCCAACGAGCGCGTGAATAACGTCTCCGACTACGTCAAGGAAGGCCAGGTGGTGCGCGTCAAGGTGCTCGAGACCGACGAGCGCGGCAAGATCCGTCTGAGCATGAAGGCGCTGCTGAGCGAAAACGCCTGA
- the dksA gene encoding RNA polymerase-binding protein DksA has protein sequence MADDTLHKQFPPYVPAAGEEYMSEKQLAHFHEILSSLKGELMEDIERTVHTMQDEATVFADPNDRASQESDIALELRNRDRERKLIKKIDEALGRINEGEYGYCDSCGVEIGLKRLEARPTATMCIDCKTLEEMRERQVAK, from the coding sequence ATGGCTGACGATACCCTGCACAAGCAATTCCCGCCCTATGTACCTGCGGCCGGCGAGGAATACATGAGCGAAAAGCAGCTGGCCCACTTCCACGAGATCCTGAGCTCGCTGAAGGGTGAGTTGATGGAGGACATCGAGCGCACCGTGCACACCATGCAGGATGAAGCCACGGTGTTCGCCGACCCCAATGACCGCGCCAGCCAGGAATCCGACATCGCCCTCGAACTGCGAAACCGCGACCGTGAGCGCAAGCTGATCAAGAAGATCGACGAGGCGCTGGGCCGCATCAACGAGGGTGAGTATGGCTACTGCGACAGTTGCGGCGTAGAGATCGGCCTGAAGCGCCTGGAGGCCCGTCCGACGGCGACCATGTGCATCGACTGCAAGACGCTGGAAGAGATGCGGGAACGTCAGGTGGCGAAGTAA
- a CDS encoding DUF2249 domain-containing protein, translating into MSGRVVDARGLEPPEPFERAMEVLLTLAKGEDMLLILDRMPHPLLRILDRDGYRHDEVYRDDGAVEIRIVQP; encoded by the coding sequence ATGAGCGGCCGTGTCGTCGATGCGCGCGGCCTCGAGCCGCCGGAGCCCTTCGAGCGCGCGATGGAAGTACTGCTGACACTGGCCAAGGGAGAAGATATGCTGCTGATCCTCGACCGCATGCCGCATCCGCTGCTGCGCATCCTCGACCGCGACGGCTATCGTCACGACGAAGTCTATCGTGACGACGGCGCAGTCGAAATCCGCATCGTCCAGCCATGA
- a CDS encoding hemerythrin domain-containing protein, protein MTTISELMTHDHRDCDHVFARAEELASDGDWGGAAEALNEFSNALNAHFEAEETKLFPAFEAATGMTHGPTAMMRSEHQGMREVLAALQYALDKQDADDFSGEAETLLIMMQQHNMKEESVIYPMLDTRLPTEEQQNLSTAVGKQLSEARSA, encoded by the coding sequence ATGACCACGATTTCCGAGCTGATGACCCACGACCACCGCGACTGCGACCACGTTTTCGCGCGCGCCGAAGAGCTCGCATCGGACGGCGACTGGGGCGGCGCGGCAGAAGCGCTGAACGAATTCTCGAATGCGCTCAACGCCCATTTCGAGGCCGAAGAGACGAAGCTTTTCCCGGCTTTCGAAGCGGCCACCGGCATGACCCATGGCCCCACCGCGATGATGCGCAGCGAACACCAGGGCATGCGCGAAGTGCTCGCCGCGCTGCAGTATGCGCTCGACAAGCAGGACGCGGACGACTTCTCCGGCGAAGCCGAGACTCTGCTGATCATGATGCAGCAGCACAACATGAAGGAAGAGAGCGTGATCTACCCGATGCTCGACACCCGCCTTCCGACCGAAGAGCAGCAAAACCTGTCGACCGCCGTCGGCAAGCAGCTGAGCGAGGCGCGGAGCGCATGA
- a CDS encoding MFS transporter — protein MVDDDRVGAGDSRAWLRIFLPFALGYYLSYLLRTVNAVISPALTEALGLTAASLGLLTSTYFLAFGLAQIPVGMALDRFGPRRVEAALLLLTALGSGLFALGDSLAGLGLARALIGVGVSACLMAALKGFALWYPPERQSSMIGFIMAAGALGALTASVPVEAVLPFLGWRGVFWAIAATALFASVLLWRSLPEAGGGGIAPRGSLGDALRVVAGIYVTPAFLRFAASSTFFVGGFMALQSLWVVPWLMHVDGFDLGQAAAMLVVLNLGSLCGQLSIGLMGVRLAHRGIGALALLRWGYAGVLAVQVAILFSAGPAPLLWFVFGLLSAANSQTYLAASRAFPPSLFGRVSTAINLMAFTGAFVVQWGLGLALDLLQSQGHGLGAALRFGFTGLIVLQALSLLPLLRSSGRHPGGVDG, from the coding sequence ATGGTCGATGACGATCGGGTCGGCGCCGGCGATTCCCGCGCATGGCTGCGGATTTTCCTGCCGTTCGCGCTCGGGTATTACCTCTCCTATCTGCTGCGCACGGTGAATGCGGTCATTTCCCCTGCCCTGACTGAAGCGCTGGGTTTGACGGCGGCCAGCCTGGGCCTGCTCACCAGCACCTATTTCCTTGCCTTTGGACTGGCGCAGATCCCGGTCGGAATGGCGCTCGACCGCTTCGGGCCGCGCCGGGTGGAGGCGGCGCTGCTGCTGCTTACCGCGCTCGGCTCCGGCCTGTTCGCGCTCGGCGACTCGCTCGCGGGCCTCGGTCTCGCCAGAGCCCTGATCGGCGTCGGCGTATCGGCCTGCCTGATGGCGGCGCTGAAGGGCTTCGCGCTGTGGTATCCGCCGGAGCGCCAGAGCTCGATGATCGGCTTCATCATGGCCGCGGGTGCTCTCGGCGCACTCACCGCGAGCGTGCCGGTGGAAGCGGTGTTGCCGTTTCTCGGTTGGCGCGGCGTGTTCTGGGCGATTGCCGCAACTGCGCTCTTCGCATCGGTGCTGCTGTGGCGTTCGCTGCCCGAGGCCGGCGGTGGCGGCATCGCGCCGCGGGGCTCGCTCGGCGATGCGCTGCGCGTGGTGGCGGGAATCTACGTGACGCCGGCGTTCCTGCGCTTTGCCGCCTCGTCGACGTTCTTCGTCGGTGGATTCATGGCGCTGCAGAGTCTGTGGGTCGTGCCTTGGCTGATGCACGTCGACGGCTTCGACCTGGGCCAGGCCGCAGCGATGCTGGTGGTGCTCAACCTGGGCAGCCTGTGCGGCCAGCTGTCGATCGGGCTGATGGGGGTGCGGCTTGCCCACAGGGGCATCGGGGCGCTCGCGCTGCTGCGCTGGGGCTATGCCGGTGTGCTTGCGGTGCAGGTCGCGATCCTGTTCTCGGCCGGGCCGGCGCCGCTGCTGTGGTTCGTGTTCGGGCTGCTTTCCGCGGCCAATTCGCAGACCTACCTGGCGGCGTCGCGCGCCTTTCCTCCGAGCCTGTTCGGGCGCGTGAGCACGGCGATCAACCTGATGGCCTTCACCGGTGCGTTCGTGGTCCAGTGGGGGCTGGGGCTCGCGCTCGATCTGCTGCAGTCGCAGGGGCATGGCTTGGGCGCCGCGCTGCGGTTCGGTTTCACGGGCCTGATCGTGCTCCAGGCGCTCAGCTTGCTGCCGCTGCTGCGCAGCTCCGGCCGCCATCCGGGGGGCGTGGATGGGTGA